The following are encoded in a window of Prochlorococcus marinus str. MIT 1013 genomic DNA:
- the gyrB gene encoding DNA topoisomerase (ATP-hydrolyzing) subunit B, whose amino-acid sequence MSKDSKVQAAYGAEQIQVLEGLEPVRKRPGMYIGSTGPKGLHHLVYEVVDNAVDEALAGHCDEITILLCEDGSASITDNGRGIPTDIHPRTGKSALETVLTVLHAGGKFGSGGYKVSGGLHGVGISVVNALSEWVEVTVRRQKKVHFQRFERGASIGNLKSENLSKSDHELTGTTVCFKPDDQIFTDGITFEYGILSSRLRELAYLNGGVRIVFRDERKKSLDVDQQPHEEIYFYEGGIKEYVDYMTKEKDSLHPEIIYVNSEKDGVQVEAAMQWCVDAYSDSILGFANNIRTIDGGTHIEGLKTVLTRTLNSFAKKRGKRKEGDSNLAGENIREGLTAVLSVKVPDPEFEGQTKTKLGNTEVRGIVDSLVGESLSQYLEFNPGVIDLILEKAIQAFNAAEAARRARELVRRKSVLESSTLPGKLADCSSRDPSESEIYIVEGDSAGGSAKQGRDRKFQAILPLRGKILNIEKTDDAKIYKNTEIQSLITALGLGIKGEDFEVKNLRYHRVVIMTDADVDGAHIRTLLLTFFYRYQKALVEGGYIYIACPPLYKVERGKNHTYCYNESDLQKTLSNFGEKANYTIQRFKGLGEMMPKQLWETTMDPSTRMMKRVEIEDALEADRIFTILMGDKVAPRREFIETHSVELDLATLDI is encoded by the coding sequence ATGAGTAAAGATTCAAAAGTCCAAGCTGCATATGGTGCTGAGCAGATCCAAGTTTTAGAAGGACTTGAACCTGTTAGAAAACGCCCTGGAATGTATATAGGCTCAACAGGGCCTAAAGGGCTTCATCATCTTGTTTATGAAGTTGTTGATAATGCTGTGGATGAGGCGCTTGCTGGTCACTGTGATGAAATTACAATTTTACTTTGTGAAGATGGCTCAGCATCCATAACTGACAATGGTCGTGGCATTCCAACAGATATTCATCCTCGCACAGGTAAAAGTGCATTAGAGACAGTACTAACTGTTTTGCATGCAGGTGGAAAATTTGGAAGTGGTGGATACAAAGTCTCTGGAGGTTTGCATGGTGTTGGTATTTCTGTAGTCAACGCTTTGAGTGAGTGGGTAGAGGTCACCGTCCGTCGACAAAAGAAAGTTCATTTCCAGAGATTCGAAAGAGGTGCATCAATTGGGAATTTAAAATCAGAGAATCTCTCGAAATCGGACCATGAATTAACTGGAACTACGGTTTGTTTTAAACCTGATGATCAGATTTTTACTGATGGTATAACTTTTGAATATGGAATATTGTCATCGAGACTTAGAGAACTTGCTTATTTGAATGGAGGGGTACGTATTGTTTTTCGTGACGAGAGAAAGAAGTCGTTAGATGTTGATCAACAGCCTCATGAGGAAATTTATTTTTATGAGGGAGGTATTAAAGAATATGTGGATTATATGACTAAAGAAAAAGACTCATTACATCCAGAAATTATTTATGTCAATTCAGAAAAAGATGGAGTTCAAGTTGAAGCAGCAATGCAGTGGTGTGTTGATGCTTATTCAGATAGCATTCTAGGATTTGCTAATAATATTCGAACGATAGATGGTGGTACTCATATTGAGGGATTAAAAACAGTATTAACAAGAACTTTGAATTCGTTTGCAAAAAAAAGAGGTAAAAGAAAAGAGGGAGATTCGAACTTAGCAGGAGAAAATATTAGAGAAGGATTAACAGCTGTTCTATCTGTAAAAGTTCCAGACCCAGAATTTGAGGGTCAAACAAAAACAAAATTAGGTAATACTGAAGTGCGAGGAATTGTAGATAGCTTAGTGGGGGAGTCTCTAAGTCAATACTTAGAGTTTAATCCTGGTGTGATTGATTTAATTTTAGAGAAAGCAATTCAAGCTTTTAATGCTGCTGAAGCAGCAAGAAGAGCTAGAGAGCTTGTTCGCAGGAAAAGTGTCTTAGAAAGTTCTACATTGCCAGGAAAGTTGGCAGATTGCAGTTCAAGAGATCCATCAGAATCAGAAATTTACATCGTTGAGGGTGATTCTGCTGGTGGATCAGCGAAGCAAGGAAGAGATAGGAAATTTCAAGCAATTTTACCTTTGAGAGGAAAAATCTTAAATATTGAAAAAACTGATGATGCGAAGATTTATAAAAATACTGAGATCCAATCTTTAATAACAGCTCTAGGTTTGGGAATTAAAGGAGAAGATTTTGAAGTGAAAAATCTCAGATATCACAGAGTAGTGATAATGACTGATGCTGATGTTGATGGTGCGCATATTAGAACTTTGCTTTTGACTTTCTTTTATAGGTATCAAAAGGCTCTTGTAGAAGGGGGATATATATATATTGCTTGCCCTCCTCTTTACAAAGTAGAAAGAGGAAAGAATCATACTTATTGCTATAACGAATCCGATTTACAAAAAACTCTTTCAAATTTTGGAGAAAAGGCCAATTATACGATTCAAAGATTTAAAGGCTTAGGAGAAATGATGCCAAAACAATTGTGGGAAACAACAATGGATCCTTCAACTCGAATGATGAAAAGAGTTGAAATAGAGGACGCTTTGGAGGCCGATAGAATATTTACAATTTTAATGGGTGATAAGGTTGCACCAAGAAGAGAATTTATTGAAACTCATAGCGTTGAACTTGATCTTGCAACTTTAGATATTTGA
- the miaA gene encoding tRNA (adenosine(37)-N6)-dimethylallyltransferase MiaA produces the protein MQANKPVVIALMGPTASGKTELAIDIARKLNTNIHNVDSRQIYIDMNIGTAKPTREQQEQVPHFLIDLCFPSNPINLHEFQLIAISSMENELKKRNLILLVGGSGLYLKGLIGGLNPPAVSPQKFLRDQLYKIKKVERHNLLKCCDPIAAEKIHPEDSIRTIRALEVFYATGKTFSKQKIQTSIPWKVLELGLNPDNLQTRIQDRTKKMYKNGLIEETENLIIKYGNDLQLLKTIGYGEAKSIINGKTNFEEALAITIQRTCQLAKRQKTWFRNKHNSKWLNNKNALPDALSIIDEFLG, from the coding sequence ATGCAAGCTAATAAACCTGTTGTCATAGCTCTAATGGGTCCAACTGCTAGCGGTAAAACTGAACTAGCAATTGATATTGCTAGAAAACTCAACACCAATATTCACAATGTTGATTCGCGTCAAATTTACATTGACATGAATATTGGGACGGCGAAACCAACTCGAGAGCAACAAGAACAAGTTCCTCATTTTTTAATTGATTTATGCTTCCCTTCTAATCCAATAAATCTTCATGAATTTCAATTGATTGCAATTAGTTCTATGGAGAATGAATTAAAAAAAAGAAATTTAATACTGCTGGTAGGAGGAAGTGGATTATATCTTAAAGGCTTGATTGGAGGACTTAATCCCCCAGCCGTATCACCCCAAAAATTCTTACGAGATCAGCTCTACAAAATCAAAAAAGTTGAAAGGCATAATTTATTAAAATGTTGTGATCCAATTGCTGCAGAGAAAATTCATCCAGAAGACTCAATCAGAACAATTCGTGCTCTAGAGGTTTTTTATGCTACAGGAAAAACATTTTCTAAACAAAAGATCCAGACCTCTATTCCATGGAAAGTTTTAGAACTTGGATTAAATCCAGACAATTTACAAACAAGGATCCAAGATAGAACTAAAAAAATGTATAAAAATGGCTTGATCGAAGAAACGGAAAATTTGATTATTAAATACGGCAATGATTTACAGTTGCTTAAAACTATTGGATATGGTGAAGCAAAGTCTATTATCAATGGAAAGACTAACTTTGAGGAGGCTTTAGCAATAACAATCCAACGAACATGTCAATTAGCCAAAAGACAAAAAACTTGGTTTAGAAATAAGCATAATTCTAAATGGCTAAATAATAAGAACGCATTACCTGATGCTTTATCGATTATTGATGAGTTTCTAGGTTGA
- the infC gene encoding translation initiation factor IF-3, which yields MPPRPRFDRRAPERELPNINERISYSSLRVVDSDGTQLGVISREEALEVAKDRELDLVLVSEKATPPVCRIMNYGKFKFEQEKKAKEAKKKSHQTEVKEVKMRYKIDQHDYQVRISQATRFLKAGDKVKCTVIFRGREIQHTALAETLLKRMAKDLEEKAEVQQSPKREGRNMIMFLTPRKTPLLKKETDTTEPQKAKRTIN from the coding sequence ATGCCACCACGTCCTCGTTTTGATCGTCGCGCTCCAGAAAGAGAGCTGCCCAACATAAATGAAAGAATCAGCTATTCAAGCTTAAGAGTTGTTGATTCAGATGGAACACAACTTGGTGTCATAAGCCGAGAAGAAGCTCTAGAAGTTGCTAAAGACAGAGAACTAGATCTTGTTTTAGTCAGCGAGAAGGCAACCCCCCCAGTATGCCGAATCATGAATTATGGAAAATTTAAGTTTGAGCAAGAAAAAAAGGCTAAAGAAGCAAAAAAGAAATCACATCAAACCGAAGTCAAAGAAGTAAAAATGAGATACAAAATTGATCAGCACGATTATCAAGTTCGTATTAGTCAAGCGACTCGATTCTTAAAAGCTGGAGATAAAGTTAAATGTACAGTGATTTTCAGGGGTCGAGAAATTCAGCATACTGCTCTTGCTGAAACGCTTTTGAAAAGAATGGCTAAGGATCTTGAAGAAAAAGCAGAAGTCCAACAATCGCCTAAAAGAGAAGGAAGAAATATGATTATGTTTTTAACTCCGCGTAAAACGCCATTATTAAAGAAAGAAACAGATACTACTGAACCCCAAAAAGCCAAGAGAACAATCAATTAA
- a CDS encoding GntR family transcriptional regulator yields the protein MRFHIQQESEIPASSQLYNQICFAIAARHYPPGHRLPSTRQLAMQTGLHRNTISKVYRQLETDGVVEAIAGSGIYVRDQQKQKDLRSSSHSIRKKGIKDIDHEVRKSIDELLNAGCTLQQTRELFTREIDWRLRCGARLLVSTPREDIGASLLIAEELAPHLDVPVEVVPMEELESVLESSSKGTVVTSRYFLQPLEELAKRHKVRAVAVDLSDFQKELTILKKLRSGSCVGIVSISPGILRAAEVILHSMRGNEILLMTANPDVGSRLIALLRAASHVICDSPSLPVIEHTLRQNRSQLMRMPQIHCAQKYLSDSTIEELSKEIGLLE from the coding sequence GTGAGATTCCACATACAACAGGAAAGTGAAATCCCTGCATCAAGTCAATTATATAATCAAATTTGTTTTGCCATTGCAGCAAGGCATTACCCTCCTGGTCATAGATTGCCCAGTACTAGGCAACTGGCAATGCAAACAGGTTTACATCGAAACACTATAAGTAAAGTTTATCGACAACTTGAGACTGATGGCGTCGTTGAGGCTATCGCTGGCTCAGGTATCTATGTTCGAGATCAACAAAAACAAAAAGACCTCAGAAGTAGCTCTCATTCAATACGTAAAAAAGGCATCAAAGACATAGACCATGAAGTGAGGAAAAGTATTGATGAATTGTTAAATGCTGGATGCACTTTGCAGCAAACCAGAGAGTTATTTACTCGTGAAATTGATTGGAGATTAAGATGTGGAGCTCGCTTACTTGTTAGTACACCCAGAGAAGATATTGGGGCATCGTTATTAATTGCTGAAGAATTGGCTCCTCATTTAGATGTCCCAGTCGAGGTTGTACCAATGGAGGAATTAGAAAGTGTTTTAGAAAGTTCAAGTAAAGGTACCGTTGTAACAAGCAGATATTTCTTACAACCTTTAGAAGAATTAGCCAAGCGACACAAAGTGAGAGCAGTCGCTGTAGATCTCAGTGATTTTCAAAAAGAACTAACTATTTTAAAAAAGCTGCGCTCAGGGAGTTGTGTAGGAATAGTAAGTATAAGTCCAGGGATCCTGAGGGCTGCAGAGGTTATCTTGCATAGCATGCGTGGCAATGAAATACTTTTGATGACTGCAAATCCAGATGTAGGAAGCCGATTAATTGCTTTATTGAGAGCTGCTAGTCATGTGATTTGTGATAGCCCTAGCTTGCCTGTTATTGAACATACTTTGAGACAAAATAGATCTCAATTAATGAGAATGCCACAAATTCATTGTGCACAAAAGTATCTTAGTGACTCTACAATTGAAGAGTTGAGTAAGGAGATTGGTCTCCTCGAGTAA
- the cysE gene encoding serine O-acetyltransferase has protein sequence MFRSLRSDFAIIKERDPAARGVWEILFCYPGFQALSIHRISHKLWKYNLPLLPRLLSHFTRFLTGVEIHPGAQIGKGVFIDHGMGVVIGETSEIGDRCLLYQGVTLGGTGKESGKRHPTLEANVVVGAGAKVLGGICVGTNTRIGAGSVVVKNVEANSTVVGIPGRIVHQSGAKINPLAHSALPDTEANVLRNLMERIDQLESDIMGLQDLVINIQTNRKKEDIIIGESQNLRDKEIIEFIGDD, from the coding sequence ATGTTTAGATCACTAAGATCCGATTTCGCAATAATAAAAGAAAGAGATCCAGCCGCAAGAGGTGTTTGGGAAATATTATTCTGCTATCCGGGCTTTCAAGCTTTATCAATACATAGAATCAGCCATAAACTTTGGAAATACAATCTCCCTCTTCTTCCAAGGTTACTCAGTCACTTCACTAGATTTTTGACTGGTGTAGAAATTCATCCAGGTGCCCAGATCGGTAAAGGTGTTTTTATTGATCACGGAATGGGTGTGGTTATTGGAGAAACAAGTGAAATAGGTGATCGATGCTTGCTATATCAAGGAGTCACTTTGGGCGGCACTGGAAAAGAAAGTGGCAAGAGACACCCAACTCTTGAAGCAAATGTAGTTGTAGGTGCAGGAGCTAAAGTCCTTGGAGGAATTTGCGTAGGAACTAATACAAGAATCGGGGCTGGTTCAGTAGTAGTAAAAAATGTGGAGGCAAATAGCACTGTTGTTGGAATACCTGGAAGGATAGTTCATCAGAGTGGTGCCAAAATAAATCCCTTAGCTCATTCTGCACTGCCAGATACAGAAGCAAACGTTCTTAGAAATCTTATGGAAAGAATTGATCAATTAGAAAGTGATATTATGGGACTTCAAGATTTAGTGATTAATATTCAAACCAATAGAAAAAAAGAAGATATAATTATTGGGGAGTCACAGAACTTAAGAGATAAAGAAATTATAGAATTCATTGGAGATGATTAA